GAGGTGCTTGCCGACGCCCTTGGCGATCTGCGCGTAGCGCACCGGATCGAGCCAGACGTGGGGGTCTCCGGCGGCGTCGTCGCCGTGGTCGTGGCCCTCGTGCTCGCCGTGCTCCCCGTGGCCCTCCTCGCCGTGCACGTCGGTGCCGTGCTTCTCCAGCGTGGTGAAGGAGGTGGCCTCCGCGACGTTGCCGGCCTCCGACTGCCCGACCGCCTCGTCCACCGCGGGCTGGAGCCCCTTGAGGTAGACGATCATGTCGGCCTCGCTGAGCCGGCCCGTCTGCTTCGGGCTCAGCTCCAGGTCGTGCGGCTCCGTGCCGGGCTTCGTCAGATTCTGCACCTGGACGTGGTCGCCGCCGATCCGCTGGGCGAGGTACGCCATCGGATAGAAGGACGCCGCCACGCTGACCTTGCCGTCACCGGCCCCCGAGTCGCCGCCGCAGGCGGCCAGGGAGAGGGAGGCGACGCCGAGAGCGGTGACGGCGGCGCTGATACGTATGAGCCGCCGAGGGCGGGGGCCGATGTTCATGACACTCATTTTCACTGTTGATGGAAACGATTGTCAACTAAAGCTTCGCGCTATGTGATCGCGCCTGCGGCGGACAGGGGAGCGGGGCCGCTGTGCGCGGGCCCCTCAGCGCCCAGTGCTGCTGTCTTCCGGGGGCGACCCCCGTACCCCCGGCCGGGGGTACGGTCACGGAGCGGAACCGATTTGCTGCGCACCCCTCAAGGCCCAGTGCTGCTGTCCCCCGGGGGCGACCCCCGTACCCCCGGCCGGGGTGCGGTCACGGAGCGGAACCGATTTGCTGCGCACCCCTCAAGGCCCAGTAATCTGAGGTATTCCGTCTCGTCGTCAATGAAGAGAGCACCGTGGCCGCCGACAAGATCGACACAATCGTCAGCCTCAGCAAGCGCCGTGGCTTCGTCTACCCGTGCAGTGAGATCTACGGCGGTCAGCGGGCCGCCTGGGACTACGGGCCGCTTGGTGTGGAGCTGAAGGAGAACATCAAGCGCCAGTGGTGGCGCTCCATGGTCACCTCGCGCGACGACGTGGTCGGACTGGATTCGTCGGTGATTCTGGCCCCCGAGGTCTGGGAGGCGTCGGGGCATGTCTCCACCTTCACCGATCCGCTCACCGAGTGCACCTCCTGCCACAAGCGCTTCCGCGCGGACCACCTGATCGAGGCGTACGAGGCCAAGCACGGCCGCGAGCCCGAGAACGGCCTCGCGGACCTCAACTGTCCGCACTGCGGCAACAAGGGCGGCTTCACCGAGCCCAAGCAGTTCTCCGGCCTGCTCTCCACCCACCTCGGCCCGACCGCCGACTCGGGTTCGGTCACCTATCTGCGCCCCGAGACGGCCCAGGGCATCTTCACCAACTTCGCGAACGTCCAGCAGACCTCGCGCAAGAAGCCGCCGTTCGGCATCGCGCAGACGGGCAAGTCGTTCCGGAACGAGATCACGCCGGGCAACTTCATCTTCCGTACCCGTGAGTTCGAGCAGATGGAGATGGAGTTCTTCGTCAAGCCGGGCGAGGACGAGGAGTGGCAGCAGTACTGGATGGACCAGCGCTGGGC
This sequence is a window from Streptomyces sp. NBC_01775. Protein-coding genes within it:
- a CDS encoding metal ABC transporter substrate-binding protein; translation: MNIGPRPRRLIRISAAVTALGVASLSLAACGGDSGAGDGKVSVAASFYPMAYLAQRIGGDHVQVQNLTKPGTEPHDLELSPKQTGRLSEADMIVYLKGLQPAVDEAVGQSEAGNVAEATSFTTLEKHGTDVHGEEGHGEHGEHEGHDHGDDAAGDPHVWLDPVRYAQIAKGVGKHLQKADPKHKAEYKKNTKELVARLGTLDKEFKDGLKKKKTDTFVTTHAAFGYLAERYGLHEEAVSGIDPESEPSAARMKKLHEVAKEDDVDTVFFENNASDKTARALAGDLRLKTSVLSPLESVKDPKEEDYFSVMHQNLTALKTALGAQ
- a CDS encoding glycine--tRNA ligase codes for the protein MAADKIDTIVSLSKRRGFVYPCSEIYGGQRAAWDYGPLGVELKENIKRQWWRSMVTSRDDVVGLDSSVILAPEVWEASGHVSTFTDPLTECTSCHKRFRADHLIEAYEAKHGREPENGLADLNCPHCGNKGGFTEPKQFSGLLSTHLGPTADSGSVTYLRPETAQGIFTNFANVQQTSRKKPPFGIAQTGKSFRNEITPGNFIFRTREFEQMEMEFFVKPGEDEEWQQYWMDQRWAWYRDLGIREENIRWYEHPKEKLSHYSKRTADIEYRFQFGGSEFGELEGIANRTDYDLTAHSKASGQDLAYFDQEAGERWTPYVIEPAAGVNRAMLAFMIDAYVEDEAPNAKGKMEKRTVMRLDPRLSPVKVAVLPLSRNENLSPKARGLAETLRKHWNIEFDDAGAIGRRYRRQDEIGTPFCVTVDFDTLDDNAVTVRERDTMKQERVSLDQIEGYLGSRLLGC